CTGCTCGCGCACGATTGGCCTGGCAACGTCCGGGAGCTCGAGAAGGCGATCCGTCGGGCGGTGACGCTGGCGGACGATGATGTCCTGCTCACTCCGGATCTGCTGCCGCGCGAGGTGACCGAAGGGATCCAGGAGTCCGAGGAGGATCCCGGCGACGACCTCAAGAAACGGCTCGAGATCTTCGAACGAAGAGCCCTCGAACAGGCGCTCGACGCCTGCGATGGGAACAAGAGCAGGGCGGCCAGCCTACTCGGCCTATCCCGCAAGGGTCTCAAGGGGAAGCTCGCCCGCTACCGGATCGGGTCGCGCTTTCCCAAGAGCGGCTAATCCCCGCGCGAACCGCCTTGAGTCTCTTCTTGTCCCTTCCTTCGTTCCTGCGAGCGCCCCGCGCGGGCGCGGCCGTCCTGGGAGGCCCTGGCGTCAAGGCCTTGCGGAGGAGTGCGCCGCGGCCGCGATCATGAGCCTAGCGCAACTCCTGCGGCCCAGCCTCATCCGGCTGGATCTCCCCGCGAAGTCGAAGGATGATCTGATCCGCCAGGCGGTGTCGATCCTGGAGGCGGAGGGTCTGCTCGGCAGCTCCGAGGCCGTGACGGCCGCCCTTCTCGAGAGGGAGAAGGTGATGAGCACCGGGATCGGGGGCGGCGTCGCAATTCCTCATGCGCAGTGCCCCGGCGCGCAGGAGCTTGCGGTCTGTTTCGTTCGCGTGAGCGAGGATCTCGCCTTCGACTCGCTCGACGGGAAACCGGTGCGGCTCGTCTTCGTGATCGTCGGACCGGAAGAGAGGGGAGGGTTCATCAGGATTCTGGCGAGGATCTCACGGCTCCTCTACACGGGGGATCTGCAGAAGGCCCTCCTGGCCGCGCAGAGTCCCGAGGAGATCGTGGGGATCATCCGGGAGGAGGAGGAAAAGCTACGGATCTAGGATCCGGTCCATCGCTCGCGGCGCGCCCGGCGCGCGAAGCGCCCGGCAAGATCCGGCGGTGGGGTCCCGCGGCGATCTGGTTCGCGGCCATCCTGGCGATCTCCTCCGTTCCGCGGCTCGGCCCGCCGGCCGGCTGGACGGGCGCGGACAAGGCGGCGCACGTCGTGGAGTACGGCATCCTTGGGTACCTGCTCGCCCGCGCCGTCGGAACCGGGAGCGCCTGTCGGTGGTCGCTTATCCTCCTTCTGGGGGGCGCGGTCGGGGCCTGCGACGAGATCCGTCAATCGATGGTCCCGGGCCGCAATCCAAGCTGGACCGACTGGGGAGCGGATCTGCTCGGCAACGGCATGGGAGCGGCCGTGTTCGCGGCGCTGGATCTGAAGCGGGTTCACCCGCGCCATCCCGCGTCTGAGGGTGAGGGAAGGAAGTAGGGGGCGATGTCGACGATCGAGAATCTCGACGGCTGGAAGAGAACCCATTCCTGCGGCGAGCTGCGCCTGGCAGATGCCGGCCGGGAGGCCATCCTGGCCGGCTGGGTGCATCGCGTCCGAGATCACGGGGGGGTCTTCTTCCTGGACGTGCGCGACCGAGGAGGCGTGACTCAGGTCGTCTGCAGGCCCGGCGCCGCCAGCGAGAGCCTTCTCGAGAAGGCTCGTTCGCTGCGCGGGGAGTTCGTCGTCGCGGTCCGCGGAAAGGTCGGAACGCGTCCGGCCGACATGCGCAATCCCAACATGCCCACAGGCGAGATCGAGGTCGAGGCCTCGGAGATGAAGATCCTCAACACATCGGATGTCCCTCCCTTCGTGATCGGGGAGGAGGCCACGGCGGGGGAGGACCTGAGGCTCGAGTATCGCTATCTCGACCTGCGGTCGGCCCCGCTGCAGAGGACTCTCGGCCTGCGCCACAGAATCGCCTTCGAGACCAGGCGGTATCTGGACGAGAGGGGCTTCTGGGAGATCGAGACGCCGATGCTCGTCCGTCCCACGCCGGAGGGAGCGCGCGACTACCTCGTCCCCAGCCGGATCCACCCGGGCTGCTTCTACGCCCTGCCGCAGTCTCCCCAGCTCTACAAGCAGATCCTGATGGTCTCGGGCATGGACCGCTACTTCCAGATCGCGCGGTGTCTCCGCGACGAGGACCTGCGGGCCGACCGGCAACCGGAGCACACCCAGATCGACATCGAGATGAGCTTCATCGATGAGGAGGATGTCTACGGGCTGGTCGAGGGCCTGATGGCCCACGTCTTCGAGAAGTGCCTGGGCGCTATGGTCCGGCCGCCGTTCCAGCGTCTCTCGTACGAGGAGGCGATGGATCTCTACGGCACCGACAAGCCGGATCTCCGCTACGGGATGCGTCTCGTCGATCTCTCGGAGGCCGTTCGCGACTGCGACTATCGCGTGTTCCGTGAGGCGATCGAGACGGGGGGGCGCGTGAAGGGTCTCGTCCTGCCCGGCGCCGGCGCGCTCTCGCGCAGGGAGCAGGATGAGCTCGAGGCCGAGGCCAAGCTCCACGGCGCGAAGGGGCTCGGCCGGGTCCGCATCGTTGCCGGGGGCATCGACGGCGGCTTCGCGAAGTTCCTCGACGCGGCGGCGACCGCGAGGATCCTCTCCGCGATCGACGCGGCCGACGGGGATCTGCTCGTCGTGGTCGCCGATCAGCGCGCCGTCGCCAACCGCGCGCTCGGCGCCCTCCGTTCCAGGATCGGCAACCAGCGGATGGATCCCGAGACCCGCCGCCGCTGGCAGTTCCTCTGGGTCTGTCGATTCCCCCTCTTCGAGAGGGACCCGGAGACGGGCGCGATCGCGCCCGCCCACCACATGTTCACCATGCCGCTCGAGGAGGATCTCCCGCACCTCGCGACCGATCCTCTGGCGGTTCACGCCCGGCTCTACGATCTGGTCCTGAACGGCGTGGAGCTCGCGAGCGGCAGCATTCGGATCCATCGCAGGGACATCCAGGAGCAGGTGATGAACGTCATCGGGATCGACCCCGCCGAGGCCGACAGGAGGTTCGGATTCCTCCTGCGGGCCTTCCAGTTCGGGGCGCCTCCGCACGGCGGGATCGCCATCGGTCTGGACCGAGTCGTCATGCTCGCGGCCGGCAGACCCTCCCTGCGCGATACCATCGCGTTCCCGAAGACCACCAGCGCGTCCAGCCTGATGGACAAAGCGCCGGGGCCCGTGGATCCGAGAGACCTGAAAGGACTTCACATTCGGTTGGAGGATGAGTCTGCCCAGCAGGGAAGAGGCCCATCCTCCCCATGAGAGGCGAGGAAATGCAAGAGGAAGCGCGGATCGCGCTGTTCATGGACTTTGAGAACATCGCCCTTGGGCTCAGGGGCAAGAAGACAAAGACGTTCGACGTGCAGTTGATCCTGGAGAGGCTTCTCGAGAAGGGGCGCATCATCGTCAAGCGCGCCTACGCGGACTGGAGCCGCTACTCCGAGTACAGGAAGGACCTTCATGAGGCCGCGATCGAGCTGATCGAGATCCCGAGCCGACAACAGACGGGCAAGAACTCCGCCGACATCCGGCTCGTGGTCGACGCCCTCGATCTCTGCTACACGAAGGAGCACCTCGACACCTTCGTCGTCGTGTCTGGCGACAGCGACTTCTCGCCGCTCGTCTCCAAGCTCAAGGAAAACAACAAGAGGGTGATCGGAATCGGGCTTCGCGAGGCGACGAGCAACCTGCTCGCCGACAACTGCGACGAGTTCCTCTACTACGAAGAGCTGATCCGATCGACGGCTCGGACGGTGCAGGGAGTGGATCTCCCCTCCAAGAAGCAGGACGCGTTCAATCTCCTGCTGGATGCGATCGGGGCCCTCCTCCGCGAGAACAAGGAGGTCCTCTGGAGCTCGATGATCAAGGACACGATCAAGCGCAAGCGGCCGACCTTCAGCGAGAGCGCCCATGGATACCGGACCTTCAGCGAGCTGCTGGAGGACGCGGCGCGGCATGGGATCGTCGAGATCACGCGGGATATGCGCTCGGGCGGAACCTACGTGGTCACCGAGGTCCGTTTCAGTTAGGATAGTCGCAGCATGATGGCCCCGTGGGGGCGAGGGAGGAGTCGGATGCGAAGAGGTCGGGTAGTTCTTCCATTGG
The sequence above is a segment of the Candidatus Eisenbacteria bacterium genome. Coding sequences within it:
- a CDS encoding NYN domain-containing protein, whose protein sequence is MQEEARIALFMDFENIALGLRGKKTKTFDVQLILERLLEKGRIIVKRAYADWSRYSEYRKDLHEAAIELIEIPSRQQTGKNSADIRLVVDALDLCYTKEHLDTFVVVSGDSDFSPLVSKLKENNKRVIGIGLREATSNLLADNCDEFLYYEELIRSTARTVQGVDLPSKKQDAFNLLLDAIGALLRENKEVLWSSMIKDTIKRKRPTFSESAHGYRTFSELLEDAARHGIVEITRDMRSGGTYVVTEVRFS
- a CDS encoding VanZ family protein; this encodes MPRRAGACGLFRSRERGSRLRLARRETGAARLRDRRTGREGRVHQDSGEDLTAPLHGGSAEGPPGRAESRGDRGDHPGGGGKATDLGSGPSLAARPAREAPGKIRRWGPAAIWFAAILAISSVPRLGPPAGWTGADKAAHVVEYGILGYLLARAVGTGSACRWSLILLLGGAVGACDEIRQSMVPGRNPSWTDWGADLLGNGMGAAVFAALDLKRVHPRHPASEGEGRK
- the aspS gene encoding aspartate--tRNA ligase, giving the protein MSTIENLDGWKRTHSCGELRLADAGREAILAGWVHRVRDHGGVFFLDVRDRGGVTQVVCRPGAASESLLEKARSLRGEFVVAVRGKVGTRPADMRNPNMPTGEIEVEASEMKILNTSDVPPFVIGEEATAGEDLRLEYRYLDLRSAPLQRTLGLRHRIAFETRRYLDERGFWEIETPMLVRPTPEGARDYLVPSRIHPGCFYALPQSPQLYKQILMVSGMDRYFQIARCLRDEDLRADRQPEHTQIDIEMSFIDEEDVYGLVEGLMAHVFEKCLGAMVRPPFQRLSYEEAMDLYGTDKPDLRYGMRLVDLSEAVRDCDYRVFREAIETGGRVKGLVLPGAGALSRREQDELEAEAKLHGAKGLGRVRIVAGGIDGGFAKFLDAAATARILSAIDAADGDLLVVVADQRAVANRALGALRSRIGNQRMDPETRRRWQFLWVCRFPLFERDPETGAIAPAHHMFTMPLEEDLPHLATDPLAVHARLYDLVLNGVELASGSIRIHRRDIQEQVMNVIGIDPAEADRRFGFLLRAFQFGAPPHGGIAIGLDRVVMLAAGRPSLRDTIAFPKTTSASSLMDKAPGPVDPRDLKGLHIRLEDESAQQGRGPSSP
- a CDS encoding PTS sugar transporter subunit IIA is translated as MGTRAGRPAYSAYPARVSRGSSPATGSGRAFPRAANPRANRLESLLVPSFVPASAPRGRGRPGRPWRQGLAEECAAAAIMSLAQLLRPSLIRLDLPAKSKDDLIRQAVSILEAEGLLGSSEAVTAALLEREKVMSTGIGGGVAIPHAQCPGAQELAVCFVRVSEDLAFDSLDGKPVRLVFVIVGPEERGGFIRILARISRLLYTGDLQKALLAAQSPEEIVGIIREEEEKLRI